GACATTAGTGCTTACCTAAGCGTGTCTCCAGGCTGTAATTTTGGTGCACTCAATACTGGTGAGATGCTGAAATTATTGCCATCAGCATGGAACGAAGGGTGCCCAAGAGGCACTGGTCGATCTGGAATCCGTGGAACTTCAATATCTCCTTCTAGCATTTTCAGAGCATCCAGAATGGTTGGCCTTAGAGCCACCATTATATGAGCACACAAAATCCCAACCAGCACAAACCTTTCCATTATCCCCTTCGGATTTGAATTTGGAGAATCACCACCTCTCAACAAAGAAGCATCCAAAGCCCGTTCCACTTTTCCAGCTTTCACCAATGACCAGGCCCAGTCTGTGATCAATAAAGCACGAGGTGACCCtgaagaagacaaatcaagagCTTTTCTCCCACTCATTATCTCCAAAACAACCACCCCAAAGCTATAAACATCGCTCTTCTCAGTCAGTTGACCATAAAGAGCATATTCGGGTGCTAAGTACCCATGAGTTCCAGCCACTCTTGTAGTAAGATGAGACTGCCCTTCCCTACTTTGCTTTGCCAACCCAAAATCGGCAACTCTTGCTCTCATTTCAGCATCTAACAATATATTTGTCCCCTTGATATCTCTATGATATATTCCAGGCTTGACTCCATGGTGCAAATAAGCTAATCCCTTTGCCACATCCAAAATTATGTTCTTTCTTTGAGGCCAACTTAACAAttgcttttgaatttgattatccGATGATGGAAATAAATGGTCATCAAGATTCCCATTTGACATGTAATCATAAACAAGATACCTCTGATTGCCTCTCTCATCAGAATTTACATCATCGTCAATCACACAGCACCCTCTGAGTGGCACCAAATTCCTGTGCTTCAAGTTGCTAATAATCTCAACCTCGTTGCAAAACTCTGCATCACCTTGAAAATCAGATTCTATAACCCTTTTAATAGCCACCACTGTCCCATCAGATAAAACCCCCTtgtaaacaaaaccaaatccGCCTCTCCCAATAAAATTCTTCTGCGAGAAATTGTCTGTTGCCTTCTCAAGATCCTGAATTTTAAACCAAATTGACCCTGTATTCGGCCTCAGTTTAGGCCTAGACCCTTGCTGTTCGTctaaatcaaaaccaaaccctggattctttttccttctccatTTCTTATCATACCAAAGATACAATCCTAACAAACTAGAGATTACTAAAATAGCAACACCAGCACCAGTCAAGCCAAAAACAAGAGCAGAATGAGAATTGCTAGCTGAACCAACGGTTGAATTTAATTCCAAACCAAATATACATGAAACAACACCATCACTTTCAGGACCAAACTCGTTAACAATACCAGCAGCATAAAGAACAGCAAAGTAAAAACAATCTTGAGCATGAGTTTGATTACCATCAGCAGCCACCAACAACGACTGTACTTTATAACCAGCTCTAAGACAAGAAGCACAAGCTGTAAGATCAGTAAGATCAGACCGGCAATCTGAATCAAGAGAAGTCGAATTACCGAGTTGACCAACCCAGTCTTGAGATGTCTCTATACGGGCACAGATGTTAGGTGATGTAACAAACTGTAAAGGGTTAAAGCAGTGTGAGACAAGATTGTCGGAAAGAGAAAAAGAGCTGAGCTTTGACTGGTAATCTTGAAGGCAAGAACTAGAGGTAGCTAAGTTTGGAAATTGAAAAAGAGAGGTTTCATTGAGATGTTGAGATAGGGCAACCCCAAAGAGGGAGAGTAGGGCTTGGCAACATTGGGCCTTGCTTGTGGTGGTGGAATTGTCATTTTGAGCAAGAGGGTTGAAGTTTCGACAAAGAGTTTTGCTCCATGGGATTCTTAAGACATAGTTAAGGTCCATAGGGCATATGTTTGAAGTGGAGGTTTCTGCTGCTGCAGAGGTGAGAGGGAGACAGAACGATATTAAGACAAGAAACCTTAAGAAATCAAGATTAGTGCTGCCCCCCATGCCAAGCTTTAGATTTTGCTAAGAATAGGGTTGCTTAGGATTTATTGTTATCCTGGCTTATGAGCTCTGGCTTGAATtgcagagaagaggaagaagaaggcgAAGAAATCATATGGAAGAAGAGAGGGAAAGTTCTGGTCAAACACTCACTTCAAGGGTTGCTGCACCAGGAAGTTCAGTCGGTAAGCACcattcaaataaacaaaaaataatcatcccaatcaatttggataaaaaaagtttgaaaatcttttaagaataaaaaattccgGTAATTCTTCg
This DNA window, taken from Populus alba chromosome 17, ASM523922v2, whole genome shotgun sequence, encodes the following:
- the LOC118028860 gene encoding probable receptor-like protein kinase At1g11050 is translated as MGGSTNLDFLRFLVLISFCLPLTSAAAETSTSNICPMDLNYVLRIPWSKTLCRNFNPLAQNDNSTTTSKAQCCQALLSLFGVALSQHLNETSLFQFPNLATSSSCLQDYQSKLSSFSLSDNLVSHCFNPLQFVTSPNICARIETSQDWVGQLGNSTSLDSDCRSDLTDLTACASCLRAGYKVQSLLVAADGNQTHAQDCFYFAVLYAAGIVNEFGPESDGVVSCIFGLELNSTVGSASNSHSALVFGLTGAGVAILVISSLLGLYLWYDKKWRRKKNPGFGFDLDEQQGSRPKLRPNTGSIWFKIQDLEKATDNFSQKNFIGRGGFGFVYKGVLSDGTVVAIKRVIESDFQGDAEFCNEVEIISNLKHRNLVPLRGCCVIDDDVNSDERGNQRYLVYDYMSNGNLDDHLFPSSDNQIQKQLLSWPQRKNIILDVAKGLAYLHHGVKPGIYHRDIKGTNILLDAEMRARVADFGLAKQSREGQSHLTTRVAGTHGYLAPEYALYGQLTEKSDVYSFGVVVLEIMSGRKALDLSSSGSPRALLITDWAWSLVKAGKVERALDASLLRGGDSPNSNPKGIMERFVLVGILCAHIMVALRPTILDALKMLEGDIEVPRIPDRPVPLGHPSFHADGNNFSISPVLSAPKLQPGDTLR